The Aedes aegypti strain LVP_AGWG chromosome 1, AaegL5.0 Primary Assembly, whole genome shotgun sequence sequence AGAACAAGAAAAACAAGAAGGATGCGTCCCAATCGCCTGATCATGCTTCCTCCTCCGTGAGCGAACCGGTGGTGAAGGAATCACCGAAAGCTGTAACACCACCACAAACACCGGTACTAGCTGTTGCGAGCGATGATGCTTCCAAAGAACAGAACAAGAAGAAGACCAAGAAAAACAAGAAGAGCAAGTCCGGCCAGGAAACTGCAGCAGCCGCTAACGAAGCATCCGCCGTTGTTCACCATACTAACCATAAGCTACTAACCGAGAAGGAGAGCGCCAAAAATCTGAAGGAAAAGGAAAACCTAGCCCATAAGTTGTGCGATAACATTACCGAGGAGTTGAGCAAGGTCAATCGCAAGTCGCAAGTTGGTTCAGGGCTGACCTGTTTCTGTTGTTATCCTTTCTTATTTTTCGGTTTCCGTTTCTACCGGAAACATTTTTCCTTTTATTTTTGGCTGTAGGCtcctttctattttttttattatgtttctAATAAGTTTGTGTTTCAGGCGAAAGTTTTCAGTTTTACATGTTTTCAGGTGATAGTAGTTTCCTGGCTGTAGGTCGTGAATATCTGTGTGTTTGCTTTCTGTTTTATTGTTAATTCAATGCAGAGCTGGAATAGGTGAAAAAAGTATCAACGTATGGGGCTAACCCGAAAGGGATAAAGCCTTTTGACATAGGTTAGATGGcgtaaagtcgtttggcataaagccatttgacCTTATAGCATATAATGAAGTGAAAAGTAAGAGATCATAACTGGAGACTTTCCTTAGACTATTGGTAACGTCCGCGGTTGCAAAGCAAAATtatgctgaatgtgtctgggttcgattaccgGTCGATCCtggatttttatcataatggaaattttctttgatttctctggtcatagagtatcatcgtgttTTATAAACGATATACGATTACAAAAACGGAAACTTtggctctcagttaacaactgtgtcTCAGTTGGGAGGACGATTGGCATACAAGAAGAGGAAGAGAACACACTAATGACAAAAAATCGGTTATGCCAAATAGCCACTCAATGCTTAATATGGTTATTTGAAatgactttatgtcaaacgacttcATGTGAAATGACGTTATGCTAAATGACTTTACGATttacactacaacagcattggACAATACAATACATTTGACAATAAATTCATTTGCAATTGTTTGGATGTTCCATGCAAAATAGTTAACTTGGATACGATCTCTGAATTATTTATTAACCGATCAGGAGTTTAAAAGCAATAATGGTTTGactgaagtgtttttttttacaattttgtccAATCAACTCGTGataggaaaaattattcaaacatACAGTAAGTGACAAAATGGCGAAATTTAGGGATATTCTTttcttctggtagtccgaattggctgaaatttggatgacgagcTACATATAACTTTATATTTTGTGTGTAGTGAATTCATtgaatttcaacaatttcttcaaatagtTTTAGATGGTTGTTcgaagacaaaagtaagtaaccaagagattttttatttattagctGTGTGTGGTtggtttgttcggcaaagttgttcactttCACTCACTTTTGTCGTTGAAACCTCTGAAACGGATTATTTGCAGTtcatcatccaaatttcagccaattcgtaCTACCTGAAGCTGAAATATATATCCCTAGACTTGGGCATCATTTTGTATGTGataacagcatttggttacttacttttgtcactgactgtaatGTTGGAATTCAGGTTATGCTGTGAACATTTGATTTGAATCGGTTCATAAACATTTGATATCTAGCCTGtattgaaaatcgaaaaagtttcaaatgtattgtccaattcTGTATATGTCAAAACTTGCAGGGAACTATTACTCGTATTGCACTCTGTATTGGATTGATAACTAAATCATAATATTGAAAGTTTCTTTTCAATTAGCTGCGTGTACATAGCACAAACTGATCAAATGGACCGTGATCAGTAGCCAGATATTTGATTACCGTTTGAACAAGACTGCTTTCTCGAATCTTATGCTACACTTTTATAAATTGCCATTCATTATCCACATGTGTTTATTATGTTTGGTGCACTTTTTGTATCTTTTGTATGATAACGTGAGTCACTAACACACATTTTTCTGTTCTACTCCACACTTTAGATGAGTTCCTTCCCGGCACAGTGCACTTTGGCATCGGAGATCTCCAAGGCCAGACAACACATCAAGAATTCTCTTGAGCGAGTATGTGTCCCTTCCTGATCGTAGATCTATTTCCCTTTTTTCAAAACACTAATTTTGCTCTACCTTCACAGATGGATGGAATTGCCGCCCTGGCCGCCAGTCCCGGCGCTGAATTGCTGGATCGTTTGTCCACCGTTGAAAAGGAGAACGACAAGCTGCGCTCCGTCATCGATGGTCTGAACAATCTGGTGATTGATCTGCACGCGCGTGTCAAGGCCCTGGAATCCGGATCAGCAGCGCCTGCCTCGAAAACCGCCGCCCCAGTTCAGAAAGCAGCCCCCGCACCTGCCGCCGCCGATGATGAAGAAGACGATGATGACGTCGATCTCTTCGGATCGGAAGACGAAGATGAGGACAAGGCCGCTGCTGAGCTGCGCGAGAAGCGTCTGGCCGAGTATGCCGCCAAGAAGTCCAAGAAACCCGCCCTCATTGCCAAGTCGAACGTTATTCTGGACATCAAGCCATGGGATGACGAAACCGACATGAAAATGATGGAGGCAGAGGTCCGAAAGATTACCATGGATGGACTCTTGCTGGGAGCCTCAAAATTGGTGCCATTGGCTTACGGAATCCACAAGCTGCAGCTGAGCTGCGTCATCGAGGACGACAAAGTGTCCGTCGATGAGCTGCAGGAGAAGATTGAACAGATCGAAGATTACGTCCAGAGTGTGGACATTGCCGCGTTCAACAAGATCTAAGAACATCTCTCTGGGACATCGTAATGCTCATCAGCCTCAACTATAATAGCGTACACACTGCGTAACCATCTATCACACCTTCCTTTCAAATTGAAAGTTTTACAACATTATAAAATGCGTTT is a genomic window containing:
- the LOC5571785 gene encoding probable elongation factor 1-delta isoform X2 gives rise to the protein MASPLAYEKHWADKTNLDSAEKKYYEYLAQLSQGKKPECPNVAQKKAAAPVVQPKTAQAPSKKEQNQPKAVAAAPPAAAAAPESDQNKVKKEKRKNKKNKKDASQSPDHASSSVSEPVVKESPKAVTPPQTPMSSFPAQCTLASEISKARQHIKNSLERMDGIAALAASPGAELLDRLSTVEKENDKLRSVIDGLNNLVIDLHARVKALESGSAAPASKTAAPVQKAAPAPAAADDEEDDDDVDLFGSEDEDEDKAAAELREKRLAEYAAKKSKKPALIAKSNVILDIKPWDDETDMKMMEAEVRKITMDGLLLGASKLVPLAYGIHKLQLSCVIEDDKVSVDELQEKIEQIEDYVQSVDIAAFNKI
- the LOC5571785 gene encoding probable elongation factor 1-delta isoform X1, translated to MASPLAYEKHWADKTNLDSAEKKYYEYLAQLSQGKKPECPNVAQKKAAAPVVQPKTAQAPSKKEQNQPKAVAAAPPAAAAAPESDQNKVKKEKRKNKKNKKDASQSPDHASSSVSEPVVKESPKAVTPPQTPVLAVASDDASKEQNKKKTKKNKKSKSGQETAAAANEASAVVHHTNHKLLTEKESAKNLKEKENLAHKLCDNITEELSKMSSFPAQCTLASEISKARQHIKNSLERMDGIAALAASPGAELLDRLSTVEKENDKLRSVIDGLNNLVIDLHARVKALESGSAAPASKTAAPVQKAAPAPAAADDEEDDDDVDLFGSEDEDEDKAAAELREKRLAEYAAKKSKKPALIAKSNVILDIKPWDDETDMKMMEAEVRKITMDGLLLGASKLVPLAYGIHKLQLSCVIEDDKVSVDELQEKIEQIEDYVQSVDIAAFNKI
- the LOC5571785 gene encoding probable elongation factor 1-delta isoform X3, with protein sequence MASPLAYEKHWADKTNLDSAEKKYYEYLAQMSSFPAQCTLASEISKARQHIKNSLERMDGIAALAASPGAELLDRLSTVEKENDKLRSVIDGLNNLVIDLHARVKALESGSAAPASKTAAPVQKAAPAPAAADDEEDDDDVDLFGSEDEDEDKAAAELREKRLAEYAAKKSKKPALIAKSNVILDIKPWDDETDMKMMEAEVRKITMDGLLLGASKLVPLAYGIHKLQLSCVIEDDKVSVDELQEKIEQIEDYVQSVDIAAFNKI